The Bacillota bacterium genome has a segment encoding these proteins:
- a CDS encoding AAA family ATPase gives MQIARIEIEAFGHLKDLTVELGESTLVLVQGANEAGKSTLFNFLVTMLYGFSPANQAQFPYVPWAGGRPAGAVEVVLDDGARYRIERNLASRPAGSLLRQGISKSLRNQTVPWVVSIPRALFGEIFMLTQEQMQVFGPRTWEQVGDQLVTGIGTSFLRPVTEVAEESAREARKLWREDRRRTRVRDLRERVKELQGQRSTLVTVQDELRGIQRQEEELRLQAKALREEREQLTAFLEEARLLKPVHEQLQRIEELSKTRWKEEVASLPQQIEEQFQGVTDQLRENERQQRELRSRIEQLAPLDPTLEQAMGLSEEIRALQKEEPFYAEQQRQLERLQEDLHRLDEKLKGTVESLAGPGDLVRRVTALEAGLLDAITARIRQLNADLEATSPPTMVLGWVSLGLAFLCILLGMSFSPWFYLAAAPLAGVSIARSLAWKEWYDRQAKLLQTQREEIIRLATLTGLPEDPLAEESTLARIEKLYNLCQERARLETAWQEANRALTAFSQRVNILGEKLWLSGPVFAQLQQMGELLSKGQEAQNQRLLQKRALEERLALLQDQHRTLATRKAQWQEVLLRIGQGDLSQGLAIASQAQKDLQACALLTQQLTQSYPDLDELRERVQRAVAAGILSGERIKEAKDRLQAIEGDGGLLEQCKDRLADLAIKRAELERYPTLGEVDGEIAACLEELREATLLRDRLELVSAILLEAERRFRQKHQPSVLRIASEYLATITQGRYTQVFFEEGGSSPQLVVKRSDIYAPISITDLSCGTQDQVHFCLRLAIAEHLDEGQERLPVFLDEIFVNWDRSRILQALSLLEKISRQRQVFVFTCHDWLAELLAQRLVVYRLDLDKRVEHQRVEGSQAR, from the coding sequence ATGCAGATTGCGCGGATTGAGATCGAGGCCTTTGGGCACCTGAAGGACTTAACGGTGGAGCTGGGGGAAAGTACCCTGGTGCTGGTGCAAGGCGCCAACGAGGCTGGAAAGTCCACCCTGTTCAACTTCCTAGTAACGATGCTCTATGGTTTTTCTCCGGCCAACCAGGCCCAATTTCCCTATGTGCCCTGGGCCGGTGGCCGTCCCGCAGGGGCAGTGGAAGTGGTGTTGGATGATGGGGCCCGGTACCGGATTGAGAGGAACCTGGCCTCGCGTCCGGCGGGTAGCCTGCTCCGGCAGGGTATAAGCAAGTCTCTCCGGAACCAGACGGTTCCCTGGGTGGTGTCCATCCCCCGGGCCCTGTTCGGGGAGATCTTCATGCTCACCCAGGAACAGATGCAAGTATTCGGCCCCCGGACGTGGGAGCAGGTTGGTGATCAGCTGGTTACCGGCATCGGTACCAGTTTTCTTAGACCCGTCACCGAGGTGGCAGAGGAAAGCGCCAGGGAGGCGAGAAAACTCTGGCGGGAGGACCGTCGGCGCACCAGGGTCCGGGACTTGAGAGAACGGGTGAAGGAACTGCAGGGACAACGGAGTACCCTTGTCACGGTCCAAGATGAGTTGCGCGGGATCCAAAGGCAAGAGGAAGAACTCCGTTTGCAGGCCAAGGCGTTGCGGGAGGAGCGAGAACAACTGACGGCTTTTCTAGAAGAAGCCCGCTTGTTAAAACCGGTCCATGAACAACTGCAGCGGATCGAGGAACTGTCGAAAACCCGGTGGAAAGAGGAAGTGGCTTCCCTTCCGCAGCAAATCGAAGAGCAGTTCCAAGGGGTTACAGACCAACTGCGGGAAAACGAACGGCAGCAAAGGGAGTTGAGGAGCCGGATAGAGCAACTGGCCCCGCTGGATCCCACCCTTGAACAGGCGATGGGTTTATCGGAAGAGATTAGGGCCCTGCAAAAAGAGGAGCCCTTCTATGCGGAACAGCAAAGACAGCTAGAACGGCTCCAGGAGGACTTACACCGCCTTGATGAGAAGCTGAAGGGAACTGTAGAAAGCTTAGCTGGACCAGGTGACCTGGTTCGACGGGTGACCGCCCTGGAAGCTGGCCTTTTGGACGCTATTACCGCCAGGATCCGTCAGCTTAATGCCGACTTGGAGGCGACTTCTCCGCCGACCATGGTTTTAGGCTGGGTGAGCCTTGGCTTGGCCTTTTTATGTATCCTGTTGGGGATGAGTTTTTCCCCGTGGTTTTACCTGGCCGCGGCTCCCTTGGCGGGAGTGAGCATTGCCCGGTCCTTAGCTTGGAAGGAATGGTACGATCGCCAAGCAAAACTACTCCAAACCCAACGGGAGGAGATTATCCGCCTAGCGACCTTGACAGGGCTTCCCGAAGACCCTCTGGCTGAGGAGTCAACCCTGGCAAGGATAGAGAAGTTGTACAACCTTTGCCAAGAACGAGCTCGGTTAGAAACAGCTTGGCAAGAAGCGAATCGGGCCTTGACTGCGTTTTCCCAGAGGGTCAATATATTGGGTGAAAAGTTGTGGCTTTCGGGGCCGGTTTTCGCACAGTTGCAGCAGATGGGTGAGCTGCTTAGCAAGGGACAGGAGGCGCAGAACCAAAGGCTTCTTCAAAAACGGGCCTTGGAAGAAAGGTTAGCCTTGTTACAGGATCAGCACCGGACCCTCGCGACAAGAAAGGCACAGTGGCAGGAGGTACTATTAAGGATTGGTCAAGGGGATCTGAGCCAGGGGTTGGCAATTGCCAGCCAAGCTCAAAAAGATTTGCAGGCCTGCGCCCTTTTGACCCAGCAGCTTACACAATCCTATCCCGATCTTGACGAGTTACGGGAAAGGGTCCAAAGGGCCGTGGCAGCTGGGATCCTCTCAGGTGAAAGGATCAAGGAAGCCAAGGACAGGCTCCAGGCCATTGAAGGGGATGGGGGGTTACTTGAACAGTGTAAAGACCGCCTGGCGGATTTGGCGATAAAGCGTGCCGAACTGGAGCGGTATCCCACCTTGGGAGAGGTGGATGGTGAAATTGCCGCTTGTCTGGAAGAGTTGCGGGAGGCAACCCTGCTGCGGGATCGGTTGGAGTTGGTCAGTGCCATCCTCCTGGAGGCGGAGCGTCGGTTTCGTCAAAAGCATCAACCCAGCGTGTTGAGAATTGCCAGTGAATACTTAGCTACGATCACCCAGGGGCGCTACACCCAGGTATTCTTTGAAGAAGGTGGTTCTTCACCTCAGTTGGTGGTGAAGCGTTCCGATATTTACGCGCCAATCTCCATTACTGATCTCAGTTGTGGGACCCAGGATCAGGTGCATTTTTGCCTGAGATTAGCCATCGCCGAACATTTGGATGAAGGGCAAGAACGCCTGCCGGTCTTCCTCGATGAGATCTTCGTAAATTGGGATCGGTCTCGAATTCTCCAGGCCC